The sequence GGTAAAAACATCGCCATAGATTTTATTAAGAACCGCCCCGATGACCGCATTGGCTTGGTGATCTTCAGCGGCGAGAGTTTTACGCAATGCCCGCTGACTATCGATCACGACGTATTGATCAACCTGTACAACGATATTAAATACGGGATGATAGAGGACGGTACCGCTATAGGCATGGGCCTGGCAACCGCTGTTAACCGCTTAAAAGAAAGCATCGCCAAAAGTAAGGTAGTGATATTGCTAACCGACGGTTCAAACAACATGGGTTCCATCCCGCCGCTTACCGCTGCCGAGATTGCCAGGCAGTTTAATGTACGCGTTTACACCGTGGGTATCGGTACGCATGGCATGGCGCCATACCCGTTCCCTACGCCAAATGGTGTACAATACCAGAATGTTCCGGTTGATATTGACGAGGGTACGCTGACCAAAATTGCCAATACTACCGGCGGCAAGTACTTCCGTGCTACCAACAATGCTACGCTGAAGAACATTTACGAAAAGATAGATAAGCTGGAAAAAGCCAAGATAGATGTTACCCAGTACCGCAAAAAAACCGAGATGTTTTTGCCCTGGGCCATCATCGCCCTGGCCTTTTTACTGCTCGAATTTATATTCAGAAACACCCTGTTTAGAGGGGCTTTAACATAACAGATGCTACGTTTTGCACATATAGATATTTTGTGGGGATTGCTGGCTATTCCGGTGTTCTTATTCCTGTTTTGGGAGGTGAGCCGCTGGAAGCGCAAGGCCATCAAAAAATTAGGCGACCGGCATGTGGTGAAGGAGATGATGCCCGATGTATCGTTCTCGCGCCCATGGTTAAAATTTATCCTGTTCGCGCTGGCCTATAGCCTGTGCATTATCGGCGCTGCCGATCCGCAGATCGGATCAAAAGTAGAAGAGGTAAAGCGCAAAGGCGCCGACCTGATGATATTGCTGGACGTGTCGAACAGTATGCTGGCACAAGATCTTGCTCCAAGCCGCTTAGAAAATGCTAAACGCGCTGTATCGCAACTGATAGATAACCTGCATAGTGATCGCATCGGCCTCATCGTATTCGCGGGGCAGGCTTATGTGCAGCTACCCATGACTACCGATTACTCGGCCGCGAAGCTTTTCCTGAGTACAGTAAACACCAATATGGTGCCGACGCAGGGGACAGCCATTGGTGCCGCTATCGACCTGGGCATGCGCTCGTTCGATTTTAAGAATGGTACAGGTAAGGCCATGATCATCATTACCGATGGCGAAAACCACGAGGATGATGCCGTAGCCGCCGCCAAGAATGCGACTGATAAGGATGTATCGATACACGTAATTGGTGTAGGTTCGGTAGCTGGTGCGCCGATCCCATATTATCAGGATGGCAAGCAAATGGGCTTCCGGATGGAGGAGGATGGCAAAACACAGGTGCTAAGCAAGCTGAGCGAGGATATGTGTAAGGAGATAGCCGCGGCAGGTAATGGCAGTTATGTGCGGGCAACAAATGCCAACAGCGGCTTAAATTTGGTGATGGATCAGATCGGCAAAATTCAGCGTAAAACGGTGGATAGCAAAAACTTTAAGGATTTTGAGGATAGGTTCCAGTTCTTTTTGGGTTGTGCACTGTTGTTGTTGGTTATCGAGTTTTTTATATCGAACCGCAAAAGTCAGCGTTTAAGCAATTTGAAATTATTTGAAGTTAAAAACACATGAAAAGGCTAATTATCATCATATTGTTTTTAATGCAGGGGGGATGGGCTTTCGCGCAGCAGGAGAAAAGTTTTTTGCATAAGGGCAACGAACTGTACCAGCAGAAAAAATACAACGAAGCCGAACAACAATATCGCAAGGCATTAGAGAAAAAGGCGCAGAACGTTGAGGGTAACTTTAACGTGGGCGATGCCATGTTCAAACAAAAAAAGTTTGACGAGGCGGGGCAGCAGTTTGGTAAACTGGCCGAAGGTACTAAGGATAAAAAGGTGGCCGCCGCAGCCTACCATAACCTGGGTAATACCCTGATGGAGGGCAAAAAACTGGAGGAAAGTATCGAAGCGTATAAAAAAGCGTTGATGAATAATCCTAAAGACGAGGAGACCCGCTACAATTTGGCCTACGCGCAGGAAAAGCTGAAAAAACAGCAACAGCAGAACAAGAACGATAAAAATAAAGACAAGAACAAGGATAAAGACAAGGATAAAAAAGACCAGGATAAAAAAGATAAGGATAAAAAAGACCAGGATAAGAAGGATAAAGACAAACAAGACAAGGATAAACAGGATAAAGACAAGCAAGATCAGCAAAAGCAGCAACAACAACAACAAAAGCCACAGGTATCTAAAGAAGATGCCCAGCGCATGCTTGACGCGTTGAACA comes from Mucilaginibacter mali and encodes:
- a CDS encoding tetratricopeptide repeat protein; the encoded protein is MKRLIIIILFLMQGGWAFAQQEKSFLHKGNELYQQKKYNEAEQQYRKALEKKAQNVEGNFNVGDAMFKQKKFDEAGQQFGKLAEGTKDKKVAAAAYHNLGNTLMEGKKLEESIEAYKKALMNNPKDEETRYNLAYAQEKLKKQQQQNKNDKNKDKNKDKDKDKKDQDKKDKDKKDQDKKDKDKQDKDKQDKDKQDQQKQQQQQQKPQVSKEDAQRMLDALNNNEKQTQDKLKNKKLKGAPVKIAKDW
- a CDS encoding vWA domain-containing protein, producing MLAPLFKGIEFAHPGFFWLFLLIPVTVAWYIWRERKLYGNMAVSAVKGFALPKKSLLPKFRHAGIVLRSLALAALIVALARPQSSLSWQNTTTEGIDIIIASDISGSMLAEDFKPNRLDAGKNIAIDFIKNRPDDRIGLVIFSGESFTQCPLTIDHDVLINLYNDIKYGMIEDGTAIGMGLATAVNRLKESIAKSKVVILLTDGSNNMGSIPPLTAAEIARQFNVRVYTVGIGTHGMAPYPFPTPNGVQYQNVPVDIDEGTLTKIANTTGGKYFRATNNATLKNIYEKIDKLEKAKIDVTQYRKKTEMFLPWAIIALAFLLLEFIFRNTLFRGALT
- a CDS encoding vWA domain-containing protein, translating into MLRFAHIDILWGLLAIPVFLFLFWEVSRWKRKAIKKLGDRHVVKEMMPDVSFSRPWLKFILFALAYSLCIIGAADPQIGSKVEEVKRKGADLMILLDVSNSMLAQDLAPSRLENAKRAVSQLIDNLHSDRIGLIVFAGQAYVQLPMTTDYSAAKLFLSTVNTNMVPTQGTAIGAAIDLGMRSFDFKNGTGKAMIIITDGENHEDDAVAAAKNATDKDVSIHVIGVGSVAGAPIPYYQDGKQMGFRMEEDGKTQVLSKLSEDMCKEIAAAGNGSYVRATNANSGLNLVMDQIGKIQRKTVDSKNFKDFEDRFQFFLGCALLLLVIEFFISNRKSQRLSNLKLFEVKNT